GAGTGTTGAATTTAATTTTCTTAAACAGGGTTGCCAGAGTTGTAACACTTACCTCGCCGTGAGCAATTCTGCCGAGCTTTATCTCTTTTGATTCAAATTCATCAAGAACTCTTATGTTGGTTTTTGTTTCAGCGTCAGTATAATAATCAACCTTTACGCTTCGTACATACGCTTTTCTCCTGTCCCAGTCAAGTTTATCAACATGATACTGGTTTCCCTGATGCAGATAAATTGCTTCGTCATGCACCATAACCGGAGCGCTGAAAAAATCAACTTCACCTATTACTTTATTTGTTTTATTCTCTATGATAACAACGTTGTCCGGAGCAGCGCTTCTTAAACTAACTTCTTCTGCCGGATATGTTTCACTTGTCCAGTGCCATGTATCTCCGGATTTATGAAGAACCTTATGCTCTTCAAGGTAATTAAGCAGTTCTTCCGTTGCGTCTATTCCGAACCTTTCTCCCTGTTTAAAAGGAAGTTCAAATGCAGCACATTTAACATGAGATAAAAGGATTATGAGGTTGTCAGGATCAATTATACCCATTTCAGGATCGCTGTAGAAAAAATACTCGGGGTGATTTATCACATACTGATCAATCGGCGCGCTGGATGCAACCAGAACAGCAACAGAAACATTCTCTCTCCTTCCTGCCCTGCCTGCCTGCTGCCAGGTTGATGCAATTGTTCCCGGATATCCTGCCATAACTGCAGCGGAAAAATTACCAATATCAATACCAAGCTCAAGAGCATTTGTTGATACAACTGCCTGGATTCTGCCTTCTCTTAAACCCTGTTCAATCTCTCTTCTCTGGTTCGGAAGGTAACCTCCTCTGTATCCGCGCACAAGATTCCGGCTTTTTTTCATGTTTGACATAGCCTGTTTAAGATATGAAAGAAGAATTTCCACCCGAAGCCGGGATCGTGCAAAAACTATAATTTGTGCACCTGTTCCAAGAAACCGCTTTGCAATGTTTCTGGCTTCCTTTACCGAGGATTTTCTTATTCCAAGCTCATGATTTACTACAGGAGGATTGTAAAAAATAAAATGCTTTTCTCCTGCCGGAGCGCCGTTGGAATTTATCAGCACCGCATCTTCCTCTATCATTTTTTCAAACAGCTCTTTGGGATTTGCAATAGTAGCGGAACATCCGATAAATACAGGAGATGCTCCGTAAAATTCCGCAATTCGTTTGAGCCTTCTTAAGACATTTGCAAGATGGCTTCCGAACACTCCTCTGTAAGAATGGATTTCGTCAATAACTACATATTTGAGGTGTTTAAAAAGCTTGACCCACTTTGTATGATGTGGCATTATTCCCTGATGAAGCATGTCCGGATTTGTTACAACAATATGACCCACACTTCTTATTGCCTTACGAGCTGACACCGGAGTATCACCGTCAAACGTGTAAGTTTTTATATCTATGCCGAGAATTTCAACAATTGAATGAAGCTCAGACACCTGATCCTGAGAAAGAGCCTTTGTAGGAAAAATATAAAGAGCTCTTGATTCGTCATTTTCAATTATTGCATTAAGAACAGGAATGTTGTAGCAGAGAGTTTTCCCTGATGCAGTGGGAGTCACTATTACAGTATTCTTACCGCTGATAATATTTTCCACTGCTTCCGACTGATGGGAATAAAGCTGCCGTATCCCTCTTTTTTGTAATGCTTTAATAAGTTCAGGGGAAATTTTTTCAGGAAAAGGCCCGTATTCAGCTTCTTTTTCAGGAATTATCTCCCAATGGCTTACATTCTCCATAAATTTCCGGTCAGACCGCAGGTTATCCAGCAATTGTTCCATATTCATAAAAAATTTCCTTAATATTTCACAGGTTGGATTATTTAAATATAAAAATATTTTATTTGGAACAAAAGTTATTTTTTGCTATATAATATAATATCATCAATCGATTAACATTAAATGGAGGTTCAATATGAAAAAATTTCCAGTAGTTTTATCAATTTTACTTATATTAGGATTTTTATCCGTTTCTTCTTTTGCTCAGAATAAATACAAACTTACGTATAAATTCCGAAAAGGAGACGTATTAAAGTACAGGACTGAAAGGCATGATAGTACTGCCTCAGAATTTTCAGGACAATCCATGGAAAGGAAAATGGCTTCATGGTCATTGAGATCGGTCAATGTGAAAGATATTGACGAACAAGGATTATATATTATACTTATGAGAACAGATTCAACCTGGACCGACAATGCTGAAATTGAAAAACAATTCAAAAAAATGAACGGAAAGCGTGAAGTAAAATATACCTTTGATCAATCCGGGCATTCAAATTCTGACAATCCACCCCTCTCGCTTTTAT
This is a stretch of genomic DNA from bacterium. It encodes these proteins:
- a CDS encoding DEAD/DEAH box helicase; amino-acid sequence: MNMEQLLDNLRSDRKFMENVSHWEIIPEKEAEYGPFPEKISPELIKALQKRGIRQLYSHQSEAVENIISGKNTVIVTPTASGKTLCYNIPVLNAIIENDESRALYIFPTKALSQDQVSELHSIVEILGIDIKTYTFDGDTPVSARKAIRSVGHIVVTNPDMLHQGIMPHHTKWVKLFKHLKYVVIDEIHSYRGVFGSHLANVLRRLKRIAEFYGASPVFIGCSATIANPKELFEKMIEEDAVLINSNGAPAGEKHFIFYNPPVVNHELGIRKSSVKEARNIAKRFLGTGAQIIVFARSRLRVEILLSYLKQAMSNMKKSRNLVRGYRGGYLPNQRREIEQGLREGRIQAVVSTNALELGIDIGNFSAAVMAGYPGTIASTWQQAGRAGRRENVSVAVLVASSAPIDQYVINHPEYFFYSDPEMGIIDPDNLIILLSHVKCAAFELPFKQGERFGIDATEELLNYLEEHKVLHKSGDTWHWTSETYPAEEVSLRSAAPDNVVIIENKTNKVIGEVDFFSAPVMVHDEAIYLHQGNQYHVDKLDWDRRKAYVRSVKVDYYTDAETKTNIRVLDEFESKEIKLGRIAHGEVSVTTLATLFKKIKFNTHENVGSGRIHLPEMTMHTTAYWWEIDEDILDELGLTAEHFSDGIKAVANVFENIAPIWVMTDPRDLRTVPMIRSPYSNKPTIYIYENTPGGVGYSKKLFNLNNQLLMAAKDL